A single Oncorhynchus kisutch isolate 150728-3 linkage group LG19, Okis_V2, whole genome shotgun sequence DNA region contains:
- the LOC109864500 gene encoding uncharacterized protein KIAA1211-like isoform X5, producing the protein MKRRTSSLLASIGGSPSSDCSIMASGPSDVMTKQDPADPTECTGKKKSKFQTFKNFFAKKKRKEAATPAGDNGLKSSQSSDNVNAPEPAFLIRSEKDEGSGSKIYMGNKALSHDSVFVSDLPLSEVNEDLGAFQDNIHGKVKSLQLQLKQAIRLGSPPSLCVKGDDAGTLSEDDGLPCSPPEYSTLHAVLAGVSHRRNSSLSLEGTDSDEDQMSCEASSRSVSPLIPLPVDFSQPASPMGCLDNTAARHRLAVRHKACSKMRKPTTRVDGRAEGESFQEERRSVVIPESVEEDQEEDVKCEQAVAAEKEQTDGAVVSQQAERSAPDKEEDEHGDQPEVSQDVSSSSPSIQNESDSEECLSGQAKALTKTAPLPGSLDSLEPPTRDYDDFLLAPNGCEVAEEGGSLLQEVLRSLKCPLASVLGLEAVPLEEVNVKGLDSESWMDELADEPEPLSLHSDPTQQEEACLPSDGPDCPAESQEEEDEPYASEEEYVVEHFKPKEEEEDQDEINPGYLTKEDQDIPSVYMEKEGKEDGEETARLEEKAVIEEAEVVQDEAEEKKKDVWREEEKTEPISEVPVQTALLEPEDVTPTSVEDDAQQVPDNDTDTERACESPECPTELPDQTVREPVCVSQLPNSSTPPPDSPDQPESPTHATQDQEEPSVTTDQYSITSPSAASGPEQSPQEPCSGPTATEDHGKPSCGSEQSSARFTISPTWQRLDTNEPTSPSTSPSPATSPSVTVSGAVEAGVTAKTDPPSRVEPLSPVVAEVPACPSRTQSTTAPTHSSKDTPPAVPAAQEEGTPENPFGVRLRKTSVDLSVGRVPSVGSSGGSESPSWISVARQKQRIFKENSLEETTEKKVPAEKGETNRKGSIPTLTSPVNKDQAKPPGPPVKVLCSLEISKPAVVEKEGKRAPAHPAPTALAQDEPPWMALAKKKAKAWSEMPQIVQ; encoded by the exons CAGTGACTGCAGCATCATGGCCTCTGGACCATCAGATGTGATGACTAAACAGGATCCTGCAGACCCCACAGAGTGCACAG GCAAGAAGAAGTCCAAGTTCCAGACCTTCAAGAACTTTTTTGCTAAGAAGAAGAGAAAAGAGGCTGCAACTCCTGCCGGGGACAATGGGTTGAAGTCGAGCCAGTCCAGTGACAATGTCAATGCCCCTGAACCAGCATTCCTCATCCGGTCTGAGAAAGACGAGGGCTCTGG GTCAAAAATCTACATGGGAAATAAGGCTCTGTCACATGACAGTGTCTTTGTCTCCGATTTGCCCCTGTCAGAGGTAAACGAGGATCTGGGAGCCTTTCAGGATAACATCCATGGAAAAGTCAAGTCTCTACAG CTCCAGCTGAAACAGGCCATCCGGCTAGGCTCTCCtccgtctctgtgtgtgaagGGGGATGACGCAGGGACTCTGTCTGAGGATGACGGCCTTCCCTGCAGCCCACCAGAGTACTCCACCCTGCACGCCGTCCTGGCTGGGGTGTCCCACAGG AGGAACAGCTCCCTGAGTCTGGAGGGAACAGACAGCGATGAAGACCAG atgtccTGTGAGGCGAGCTCAAGATCGGTCAGTCCCCTGATCCCCCTGCCTGTAGACTTCAGCCAGCCTGCCAGTCCCATGGGCTGCCTGGACAACACCGCCGCTCGCCACCGCCTGGCCGTCCGACACAAGGCCTGCTCCAAGATGAGGAAACCCACCACT AGGGTTGATGGCAGGGCTGAGGGAGAGTCATTCCAAGAGGAAAGACGGAGTGTTGTCATTCCAGAATCTGTGGAGGAGGACCAGGAGGAAG ATGTGAAATGTGAGCAGGCTGTTGCTGCCGAGAAGGAGCAGACCGATGGGGCCGTGGTATCCCAGCAGGCCGAGCGATCAGCCCCAGATAAGGAGGAGGATGAGCATGGGGACCAACCAGAAGTGTCTCAGGATGTCTCTTCCTCATCCCCTTCCATACAGAATGAGTCTGATTCTGAGGAATGTCTCTCAGGCCAGGCTAAGGCTCTGACCAAGACTGCACCCCTGCCTGGCTCCCTGGACTCTCTGGAGCCCCCTACTAGAGACTACGATGACTTCCTCCTGGCCCCTAATGGGTGTGAGGTGGCTGAGGAGGGTGGCTCTCTACTCCAGGAGGTGCTGCGCTCCCTCAAGTGTCCCCTGGCGTCTGTCCTGGGGCTGGAGGCTGTGCCCCTCGAGGAGGTGAATGTTAAGGGTTTAGACTCTGAGAGCTGGATGGATGAGCTGGCTGATGAGCCTGAGCCTCTGTCCCTTCATTCAGATCCGACCCAACAGGAAGAAGCCTGTCTCCCCAGTGATGGACCTGACTGCCCAGCAGAGTcccaagaggaggaggatgagccTTATgcgtctgaggaggagtatgtGGTAGAACATTTCAAAccaaaggaggaagaggaggatcaaGATGAAATCAACCCTGGATACTTAACAAAAGAAGATCAGGACATTCCTTCAGTTTATATGGAAAAAGAGGGAAAAGAAGATGGGGAGGAGACAGCGAGGTTAGAGGAAAAGGCGGTAATAGAGGAAGCAGAGGTTGTCCAAGACGAGGCAGAGGAAAAAAAGAAAGAtgtgtggagggaggaggaaaaaaCAGAGCCAATCTCAGAGGTGCCAGTGCAAACAGCCTTATTGGAGCCAGAGGATGTAACGCCAACCTCTGTGGAGGATGATGCACAGCAGGTTCCAGACAATGACACAGACACTGAGAGAGCTTGTGAGAGCCCTGAGTGCCCCACTGAGCTGCCTGACCAAACAGTTAGGGAACCAGTCTGTGTCTCCCAGCTGCCAAATAGCAGTACACCTCCTCCAGATTCCCCAGACCAGCCTGAGTCCCCTACACATGCCACACAGGACCAGGAAGAGCCCAGTGTAACGACTGACCAGTACAGTATAACCAGTCCCAGTGCAGCTTCTGGCCCAGAGCAGAGCCCCCAGGAGCCCTGTAGTGGACCAACTGCAACAGAGGATCATGGGAAGCCATCTTGTGGCTCTGAACAGAGCAGCGCAAGGTTCACAATTTCCCCCACCTGGCAAAGGTTGGACACCAACGAGCCAACCTCCCCTTCTACATCTCCCTCCCCTGctacctccccctctgtcacTGTGTCTGGGGCTGTGGAAGCAGGGGTTACAGCAAAAACAGATCCCCCAAGTAGAGTGGAGCCACTTAGCCCTGTGGTGGCTGAAGTCCCTGCTTGTCCCAGCAGAACACAGAGCACCACAGCACCCACACATTCCTCAAAAGACACTCCACCTGCCGTTCCTGCAGCCCAGGAGGAAGGGACCCCTGAGAATCCGTTTGGTGTTAGGCTGAGAAAGACCTCTGTGG ATCTGTCTGTGGGTCGAGTGCCTAGTGTTGGATCTAGCGGGGGATCTGAATCACCAAGCTGGATCTCAGTGGCCAGACAAAAGCAAAGAATCTTCAAAGAGAACTCATTGGAGGAAACTACTGAGAAGAAGGTCCCTGCAGAGAAG ggggagacaaacagaaaaggtTCCATTCCTACATTGACGAGTCCTGTCAACAAAGACCAAGCCAAGCCTCCGGGACCTCCTGTAAAAG TGTTGTGTTCTCTTGAGATTTCTAAGCCTGCCGTGGTTgagaaggaggggaagagagCCCCGGCTCACCCCGCACCTACAGCCCTAGCCCAGGATGAGCCCCCATGGATGGCCCTGGCCAAAAAGAAGGCCAAAGCCTGGAGCGAGATGCCCCAGATAGTTCAGTAA
- the LOC109864500 gene encoding uncharacterized protein KIAA1211-like isoform X6: MAGFYGCLRGKNSDCSIMASGPSDVMTKQDPADPTECTGKKKSKFQTFKNFFAKKKRKEAATPAGDNGLKSSQSSDNVNAPEPAFLIRSEKDEGSGSKIYMGNKALSHDSVFVSDLPLSEVNEDLGAFQDNIHGKVKSLQLQLKQAIRLGSPPSLCVKGDDAGTLSEDDGLPCSPPEYSTLHAVLAGVSHRRNSSLSLEGTDSDEDQMSCEASSRSVSPLIPLPVDFSQPASPMGCLDNTAARHRLAVRHKACSKMRKPTTRVDGRAEGESFQEERRSVVIPESVEEDQEEDVKCEQAVAAEKEQTDGAVVSQQAERSAPDKEEDEHGDQPEVSQDVSSSSPSIQNESDSEECLSGQAKALTKTAPLPGSLDSLEPPTRDYDDFLLAPNGCEVAEEGGSLLQEVLRSLKCPLASVLGLEAVPLEEVNVKGLDSESWMDELADEPEPLSLHSDPTQQEEACLPSDGPDCPAESQEEEDEPYASEEEYVVEHFKPKEEEEDQDEINPGYLTKEDQDIPSVYMEKEGKEDGEETARLEEKAVIEEAEVVQDEAEEKKKDVWREEEKTEPISEVPVQTALLEPEDVTPTSVEDDAQQVPDNDTDTERACESPECPTELPDQTVREPVCVSQLPNSSTPPPDSPDQPESPTHATQDQEEPSVTTDQYSITSPSAASGPEQSPQEPCSGPTATEDHGKPSCGSEQSSARFTISPTWQRLDTNEPTSPSTSPSPATSPSVTVSGAVEAGVTAKTDPPSRVEPLSPVVAEVPACPSRTQSTTAPTHSSKDTPPAVPAAQEEGTPENPFGVRLRKTSVDLSVGRVPSVGSSGGSESPSWISVARQKQRIFKENSLEETTEKKVPAEKGETNRKGSIPTLTSPVNKDQAKPPGPPVKVLCSLEISKPAVVEKEGKRAPAHPAPTALAQDEPPWMALAKKKAKAWSEMPQIVQ, from the exons CAGTGACTGCAGCATCATGGCCTCTGGACCATCAGATGTGATGACTAAACAGGATCCTGCAGACCCCACAGAGTGCACAG GCAAGAAGAAGTCCAAGTTCCAGACCTTCAAGAACTTTTTTGCTAAGAAGAAGAGAAAAGAGGCTGCAACTCCTGCCGGGGACAATGGGTTGAAGTCGAGCCAGTCCAGTGACAATGTCAATGCCCCTGAACCAGCATTCCTCATCCGGTCTGAGAAAGACGAGGGCTCTGG GTCAAAAATCTACATGGGAAATAAGGCTCTGTCACATGACAGTGTCTTTGTCTCCGATTTGCCCCTGTCAGAGGTAAACGAGGATCTGGGAGCCTTTCAGGATAACATCCATGGAAAAGTCAAGTCTCTACAG CTCCAGCTGAAACAGGCCATCCGGCTAGGCTCTCCtccgtctctgtgtgtgaagGGGGATGACGCAGGGACTCTGTCTGAGGATGACGGCCTTCCCTGCAGCCCACCAGAGTACTCCACCCTGCACGCCGTCCTGGCTGGGGTGTCCCACAGG AGGAACAGCTCCCTGAGTCTGGAGGGAACAGACAGCGATGAAGACCAG atgtccTGTGAGGCGAGCTCAAGATCGGTCAGTCCCCTGATCCCCCTGCCTGTAGACTTCAGCCAGCCTGCCAGTCCCATGGGCTGCCTGGACAACACCGCCGCTCGCCACCGCCTGGCCGTCCGACACAAGGCCTGCTCCAAGATGAGGAAACCCACCACT AGGGTTGATGGCAGGGCTGAGGGAGAGTCATTCCAAGAGGAAAGACGGAGTGTTGTCATTCCAGAATCTGTGGAGGAGGACCAGGAGGAAG ATGTGAAATGTGAGCAGGCTGTTGCTGCCGAGAAGGAGCAGACCGATGGGGCCGTGGTATCCCAGCAGGCCGAGCGATCAGCCCCAGATAAGGAGGAGGATGAGCATGGGGACCAACCAGAAGTGTCTCAGGATGTCTCTTCCTCATCCCCTTCCATACAGAATGAGTCTGATTCTGAGGAATGTCTCTCAGGCCAGGCTAAGGCTCTGACCAAGACTGCACCCCTGCCTGGCTCCCTGGACTCTCTGGAGCCCCCTACTAGAGACTACGATGACTTCCTCCTGGCCCCTAATGGGTGTGAGGTGGCTGAGGAGGGTGGCTCTCTACTCCAGGAGGTGCTGCGCTCCCTCAAGTGTCCCCTGGCGTCTGTCCTGGGGCTGGAGGCTGTGCCCCTCGAGGAGGTGAATGTTAAGGGTTTAGACTCTGAGAGCTGGATGGATGAGCTGGCTGATGAGCCTGAGCCTCTGTCCCTTCATTCAGATCCGACCCAACAGGAAGAAGCCTGTCTCCCCAGTGATGGACCTGACTGCCCAGCAGAGTcccaagaggaggaggatgagccTTATgcgtctgaggaggagtatgtGGTAGAACATTTCAAAccaaaggaggaagaggaggatcaaGATGAAATCAACCCTGGATACTTAACAAAAGAAGATCAGGACATTCCTTCAGTTTATATGGAAAAAGAGGGAAAAGAAGATGGGGAGGAGACAGCGAGGTTAGAGGAAAAGGCGGTAATAGAGGAAGCAGAGGTTGTCCAAGACGAGGCAGAGGAAAAAAAGAAAGAtgtgtggagggaggaggaaaaaaCAGAGCCAATCTCAGAGGTGCCAGTGCAAACAGCCTTATTGGAGCCAGAGGATGTAACGCCAACCTCTGTGGAGGATGATGCACAGCAGGTTCCAGACAATGACACAGACACTGAGAGAGCTTGTGAGAGCCCTGAGTGCCCCACTGAGCTGCCTGACCAAACAGTTAGGGAACCAGTCTGTGTCTCCCAGCTGCCAAATAGCAGTACACCTCCTCCAGATTCCCCAGACCAGCCTGAGTCCCCTACACATGCCACACAGGACCAGGAAGAGCCCAGTGTAACGACTGACCAGTACAGTATAACCAGTCCCAGTGCAGCTTCTGGCCCAGAGCAGAGCCCCCAGGAGCCCTGTAGTGGACCAACTGCAACAGAGGATCATGGGAAGCCATCTTGTGGCTCTGAACAGAGCAGCGCAAGGTTCACAATTTCCCCCACCTGGCAAAGGTTGGACACCAACGAGCCAACCTCCCCTTCTACATCTCCCTCCCCTGctacctccccctctgtcacTGTGTCTGGGGCTGTGGAAGCAGGGGTTACAGCAAAAACAGATCCCCCAAGTAGAGTGGAGCCACTTAGCCCTGTGGTGGCTGAAGTCCCTGCTTGTCCCAGCAGAACACAGAGCACCACAGCACCCACACATTCCTCAAAAGACACTCCACCTGCCGTTCCTGCAGCCCAGGAGGAAGGGACCCCTGAGAATCCGTTTGGTGTTAGGCTGAGAAAGACCTCTGTGG ATCTGTCTGTGGGTCGAGTGCCTAGTGTTGGATCTAGCGGGGGATCTGAATCACCAAGCTGGATCTCAGTGGCCAGACAAAAGCAAAGAATCTTCAAAGAGAACTCATTGGAGGAAACTACTGAGAAGAAGGTCCCTGCAGAGAAG ggggagacaaacagaaaaggtTCCATTCCTACATTGACGAGTCCTGTCAACAAAGACCAAGCCAAGCCTCCGGGACCTCCTGTAAAAG TGTTGTGTTCTCTTGAGATTTCTAAGCCTGCCGTGGTTgagaaggaggggaagagagCCCCGGCTCACCCCGCACCTACAGCCCTAGCCCAGGATGAGCCCCCATGGATGGCCCTGGCCAAAAAGAAGGCCAAAGCCTGGAGCGAGATGCCCCAGATAGTTCAGTAA
- the LOC109864500 gene encoding uncharacterized protein KIAA1211-like isoform X3, giving the protein MVDTTESSDCSIMASGPSDVMTKQDPADPTECTGKKKSKFQTFKNFFAKKKRKEAATPAGDNGLKSSQSSDNVNAPEPAFLIRSEKDEGSGSKIYMGNKALSHDSVFVSDLPLSEVNEDLGAFQDNIHGKVKSLQLQLKQAIRLGSPPSLCVKGDDAGTLSEDDGLPCSPPEYSTLHAVLAGVSHRRNSSLSLEGTDSDEDQMSCEASSRSVSPLIPLPVDFSQPASPMGCLDNTAARHRLAVRHKACSKMRKPTTRVDGRAEGESFQEERRSVVIPESVEEDQEEDVKCEQAVAAEKEQTDGAVVSQQAERSAPDKEEDEHGDQPEVSQDVSSSSPSIQNESDSEECLSGQAKALTKTAPLPGSLDSLEPPTRDYDDFLLAPNGCEVAEEGGSLLQEVLRSLKCPLASVLGLEAVPLEEVNVKGLDSESWMDELADEPEPLSLHSDPTQQEEACLPSDGPDCPAESQEEEDEPYASEEEYVVEHFKPKEEEEDQDEINPGYLTKEDQDIPSVYMEKEGKEDGEETARLEEKAVIEEAEVVQDEAEEKKKDVWREEEKTEPISEVPVQTALLEPEDVTPTSVEDDAQQVPDNDTDTERACESPECPTELPDQTVREPVCVSQLPNSSTPPPDSPDQPESPTHATQDQEEPSVTTDQYSITSPSAASGPEQSPQEPCSGPTATEDHGKPSCGSEQSSARFTISPTWQRLDTNEPTSPSTSPSPATSPSVTVSGAVEAGVTAKTDPPSRVEPLSPVVAEVPACPSRTQSTTAPTHSSKDTPPAVPAAQEEGTPENPFGVRLRKTSVGMLRLGSESETPPSSPAHSLPIEPQRSSLTEPQPQSKSALLRKPSELDGIVKPKRTPDLSVGRVPSVGSSGGSESPSWISVARQKQRIFKENSLEETTEKKVPAEKGETNRKGSIPTLTSPVNKDQAKPPGPPVKVLCSLEISKPAVVEKEGKRAPAHPAPTALAQDEPPWMALAKKKAKAWSEMPQIVQ; this is encoded by the exons CAGTGACTGCAGCATCATGGCCTCTGGACCATCAGATGTGATGACTAAACAGGATCCTGCAGACCCCACAGAGTGCACAG GCAAGAAGAAGTCCAAGTTCCAGACCTTCAAGAACTTTTTTGCTAAGAAGAAGAGAAAAGAGGCTGCAACTCCTGCCGGGGACAATGGGTTGAAGTCGAGCCAGTCCAGTGACAATGTCAATGCCCCTGAACCAGCATTCCTCATCCGGTCTGAGAAAGACGAGGGCTCTGG GTCAAAAATCTACATGGGAAATAAGGCTCTGTCACATGACAGTGTCTTTGTCTCCGATTTGCCCCTGTCAGAGGTAAACGAGGATCTGGGAGCCTTTCAGGATAACATCCATGGAAAAGTCAAGTCTCTACAG CTCCAGCTGAAACAGGCCATCCGGCTAGGCTCTCCtccgtctctgtgtgtgaagGGGGATGACGCAGGGACTCTGTCTGAGGATGACGGCCTTCCCTGCAGCCCACCAGAGTACTCCACCCTGCACGCCGTCCTGGCTGGGGTGTCCCACAGG AGGAACAGCTCCCTGAGTCTGGAGGGAACAGACAGCGATGAAGACCAG atgtccTGTGAGGCGAGCTCAAGATCGGTCAGTCCCCTGATCCCCCTGCCTGTAGACTTCAGCCAGCCTGCCAGTCCCATGGGCTGCCTGGACAACACCGCCGCTCGCCACCGCCTGGCCGTCCGACACAAGGCCTGCTCCAAGATGAGGAAACCCACCACT AGGGTTGATGGCAGGGCTGAGGGAGAGTCATTCCAAGAGGAAAGACGGAGTGTTGTCATTCCAGAATCTGTGGAGGAGGACCAGGAGGAAG ATGTGAAATGTGAGCAGGCTGTTGCTGCCGAGAAGGAGCAGACCGATGGGGCCGTGGTATCCCAGCAGGCCGAGCGATCAGCCCCAGATAAGGAGGAGGATGAGCATGGGGACCAACCAGAAGTGTCTCAGGATGTCTCTTCCTCATCCCCTTCCATACAGAATGAGTCTGATTCTGAGGAATGTCTCTCAGGCCAGGCTAAGGCTCTGACCAAGACTGCACCCCTGCCTGGCTCCCTGGACTCTCTGGAGCCCCCTACTAGAGACTACGATGACTTCCTCCTGGCCCCTAATGGGTGTGAGGTGGCTGAGGAGGGTGGCTCTCTACTCCAGGAGGTGCTGCGCTCCCTCAAGTGTCCCCTGGCGTCTGTCCTGGGGCTGGAGGCTGTGCCCCTCGAGGAGGTGAATGTTAAGGGTTTAGACTCTGAGAGCTGGATGGATGAGCTGGCTGATGAGCCTGAGCCTCTGTCCCTTCATTCAGATCCGACCCAACAGGAAGAAGCCTGTCTCCCCAGTGATGGACCTGACTGCCCAGCAGAGTcccaagaggaggaggatgagccTTATgcgtctgaggaggagtatgtGGTAGAACATTTCAAAccaaaggaggaagaggaggatcaaGATGAAATCAACCCTGGATACTTAACAAAAGAAGATCAGGACATTCCTTCAGTTTATATGGAAAAAGAGGGAAAAGAAGATGGGGAGGAGACAGCGAGGTTAGAGGAAAAGGCGGTAATAGAGGAAGCAGAGGTTGTCCAAGACGAGGCAGAGGAAAAAAAGAAAGAtgtgtggagggaggaggaaaaaaCAGAGCCAATCTCAGAGGTGCCAGTGCAAACAGCCTTATTGGAGCCAGAGGATGTAACGCCAACCTCTGTGGAGGATGATGCACAGCAGGTTCCAGACAATGACACAGACACTGAGAGAGCTTGTGAGAGCCCTGAGTGCCCCACTGAGCTGCCTGACCAAACAGTTAGGGAACCAGTCTGTGTCTCCCAGCTGCCAAATAGCAGTACACCTCCTCCAGATTCCCCAGACCAGCCTGAGTCCCCTACACATGCCACACAGGACCAGGAAGAGCCCAGTGTAACGACTGACCAGTACAGTATAACCAGTCCCAGTGCAGCTTCTGGCCCAGAGCAGAGCCCCCAGGAGCCCTGTAGTGGACCAACTGCAACAGAGGATCATGGGAAGCCATCTTGTGGCTCTGAACAGAGCAGCGCAAGGTTCACAATTTCCCCCACCTGGCAAAGGTTGGACACCAACGAGCCAACCTCCCCTTCTACATCTCCCTCCCCTGctacctccccctctgtcacTGTGTCTGGGGCTGTGGAAGCAGGGGTTACAGCAAAAACAGATCCCCCAAGTAGAGTGGAGCCACTTAGCCCTGTGGTGGCTGAAGTCCCTGCTTGTCCCAGCAGAACACAGAGCACCACAGCACCCACACATTCCTCAAAAGACACTCCACCTGCCGTTCCTGCAGCCCAGGAGGAAGGGACCCCTGAGAATCCGTTTGGTGTTAGGCTGAGAAAGACCTCTGTGGGTATGTTGCGCTTAGGATCAGAGAGTGAAACTCCCCCCTCATCCCCAGCACACTCACTTCCCATAGAACCACAGAGGTCCTCGCTCACTGAACCTCAGCCACAAAGCAAATCTGCCCTGCTCAGAAAGCCCTCCGAGCTGGACGGTATCGTCAAGCCCAAGAGAACACCAG ATCTGTCTGTGGGTCGAGTGCCTAGTGTTGGATCTAGCGGGGGATCTGAATCACCAAGCTGGATCTCAGTGGCCAGACAAAAGCAAAGAATCTTCAAAGAGAACTCATTGGAGGAAACTACTGAGAAGAAGGTCCCTGCAGAGAAG ggggagacaaacagaaaaggtTCCATTCCTACATTGACGAGTCCTGTCAACAAAGACCAAGCCAAGCCTCCGGGACCTCCTGTAAAAG TGTTGTGTTCTCTTGAGATTTCTAAGCCTGCCGTGGTTgagaaggaggggaagagagCCCCGGCTCACCCCGCACCTACAGCCCTAGCCCAGGATGAGCCCCCATGGATGGCCCTGGCCAAAAAGAAGGCCAAAGCCTGGAGCGAGATGCCCCAGATAGTTCAGTAA